A single Stutzerimonas stutzeri DNA region contains:
- a CDS encoding bifunctional 4-hydroxy-2-oxoglutarate aldolase/2-dehydro-3-deoxy-phosphogluconate aldolase → MTMDQKNALIERICTEARILPVITVGSEEQILPLADALAAGGLTALEITLRSAHGLTAIRRLREERPELCVGAGTVLDKRMMDEVEAAGAQFIVSPGCTDELLQAGVNCSVPLLAGISNASDIMRGYALGYRRFKLFPAEVCGGVAAIKALGGPFADVRFCPTGGVNADNAARYLSLSNVMCVGGTWMIDSAALKNGDWAAIRQATAEALAALDR, encoded by the coding sequence ATGACCATGGACCAGAAAAACGCGCTGATCGAACGGATCTGTACCGAGGCGCGCATCCTTCCCGTCATCACCGTCGGCAGCGAGGAGCAGATCCTGCCGCTGGCCGATGCGCTCGCGGCAGGCGGGCTTACGGCATTGGAAATCACGTTGCGCTCGGCCCATGGGCTTACAGCGATTCGCCGCCTGCGCGAAGAGCGGCCGGAGCTGTGCGTCGGGGCCGGGACGGTGCTCGATAAACGCATGATGGATGAGGTCGAGGCGGCGGGTGCGCAGTTCATCGTCTCGCCCGGCTGTACCGATGAACTGTTGCAGGCCGGTGTGAACTGTTCGGTTCCATTGTTGGCCGGTATCAGCAACGCATCCGACATCATGCGTGGCTACGCGCTCGGCTACCGCCGCTTCAAGCTGTTTCCTGCCGAGGTGTGCGGCGGGGTCGCTGCGATCAAGGCGCTCGGCGGGCCTTTCGCCGACGTGCGCTTCTGTCCGACCGGTGGCGTCAACGCCGACAATGCGGCGCGGTACTTGTCGCTTTCGAACGTGATGTGCGTTGGCGGTACCTGGATGATCGACAGTGCAGCACTGAAGAACGGCGATTGGGCGGCCATTCGGCAGGCCACCGCTGAAGCGCTGGCGGCACTCGACCGATGA
- a CDS encoding tryptophan--tRNA ligase, producing the protein MRPNGRLHLGHYHGVLKNWVRMQHEYQCFFCIVDWHALTTDHAAGADIARNVQDMAIDWLAAGVSPSSATLFIQSQVPEHAELHLLLSMICPLAWLERVPSYKELQLDAQQKELGTYGFLGYPLLQAADILAYRAGVVPVGADQLPHIEFARDVARRFNHLYGSEEDFEAKAEAAVRKLGKKSSKLYASLRKQYQEQGDLEALDTARALLKDQQTITIGDQERLFGYLEGSGRLLLPEPQALLSDSPKLSGLDGGKMAKSASNSIYLRDTPEVIEDKIKRMPTDPARVHRHDVGEPTRCPVWQMHLSHSTDEVCRWAEQGCRSAGIGCLECKAPLIDAIKLELAPLQERALDYEQSPDLVRSILAEGAEQARDEVRETLVVVRQAMGLNYR; encoded by the coding sequence ATGCGACCCAACGGCCGCCTTCACCTTGGCCATTATCATGGCGTCCTGAAGAACTGGGTCAGGATGCAGCATGAATATCAGTGCTTCTTCTGCATCGTCGACTGGCATGCGTTGACCACCGATCATGCGGCCGGTGCCGATATCGCCCGTAACGTGCAGGACATGGCGATCGATTGGCTGGCGGCGGGCGTTAGCCCGAGCTCGGCGACGTTGTTCATCCAGTCCCAGGTGCCCGAGCACGCCGAGTTGCACCTGTTGTTGTCGATGATCTGCCCCCTGGCCTGGCTGGAGCGGGTACCTTCGTACAAGGAACTGCAGCTCGATGCGCAGCAAAAGGAACTCGGCACCTACGGCTTTCTCGGCTACCCGCTGTTGCAGGCCGCCGACATCCTGGCCTATCGCGCAGGTGTGGTACCCGTGGGGGCCGACCAGTTGCCGCACATCGAATTCGCGCGCGACGTAGCGCGGCGTTTCAATCACCTCTATGGCAGCGAAGAAGATTTCGAGGCGAAAGCCGAGGCGGCGGTGCGCAAGCTCGGCAAGAAGAGTTCCAAGCTCTACGCCAGTCTGCGAAAGCAATACCAGGAACAGGGCGATCTCGAAGCCCTGGATACCGCTCGCGCATTGCTCAAGGATCAGCAGACCATCACTATCGGTGACCAGGAGCGCCTGTTCGGGTATCTGGAAGGCAGCGGCCGGCTGCTGCTGCCGGAGCCACAGGCGCTGCTGAGCGATTCGCCGAAACTGTCGGGCCTGGACGGCGGCAAGATGGCCAAGTCGGCCAGCAATTCTATTTACCTGCGCGACACACCTGAGGTGATCGAAGACAAGATCAAGCGCATGCCCACCGATCCGGCTCGGGTGCATCGCCATGATGTCGGAGAACCGACACGTTGCCCGGTCTGGCAGATGCATCTTTCCCATTCGACCGACGAGGTCTGTCGGTGGGCCGAGCAAGGCTGCCGCAGCGCTGGAATCGGCTGCCTGGAATGCAAGGCGCCACTGATTGACGCTATCAAGCTTGAACTGGCGCCGCTCCAGGAGCGGGCGCTCGATTACGAGCAAAGCCCGGACCTGGTGCGCAGCATTCTTGCCGAAGGTGCTGAGCAGGCTCGCGACGAGGTTCGCGAAACGCTGGTGGTCGTACGCCAGGCCATGGGCCTGAACTACCGCTAG
- a CDS encoding MurR/RpiR family transcriptional regulator, with the protein MDRMKNLLEQIKNRLEELNKAERKVAEVILSDPQQATRYSIAALAQAAKVSEPTVNRFCRSFGVAGYPILKIQLAQSLASGAAYVSRAVEAGDGPEAYTRKIFGSAIASLDSACQAIDPKVISHAVDLMIQARQIHFLGLGASASVALDAQHKFFRFNLPVTAHSDVLMQRMLASVAHTGDLFVIISYTGRTRELVEAAAMARDNGASVLGLTAADSPLARVCTLSLDIPLPEDTDIYMPMTSRIIQLTVLDALAAGVTLRRGVDFQPHLRKIKESLLATRYPAEEE; encoded by the coding sequence ATGGATCGCATGAAAAATCTCTTGGAACAGATAAAAAATCGGCTCGAGGAGTTGAACAAAGCGGAACGGAAAGTCGCCGAGGTGATCCTGAGCGACCCTCAACAGGCGACTCGCTACAGCATTGCGGCGCTGGCCCAGGCGGCGAAGGTCAGCGAGCCGACCGTCAACCGATTCTGCCGCTCGTTCGGCGTTGCGGGCTATCCCATTCTCAAGATTCAACTGGCGCAGAGTCTGGCCAGCGGAGCCGCCTACGTCAGCCGCGCCGTGGAAGCCGGCGACGGCCCCGAAGCCTACACGCGGAAAATCTTCGGCAGCGCCATTGCCTCGCTCGATAGCGCTTGCCAGGCGATCGACCCAAAGGTGATCAGCCACGCGGTGGACCTGATGATTCAAGCACGTCAGATCCATTTCTTAGGCCTTGGCGCTAGCGCGTCGGTCGCGCTGGACGCCCAGCACAAGTTCTTTCGCTTCAACCTGCCAGTCACCGCGCACAGCGATGTACTCATGCAGCGGATGCTGGCGTCGGTCGCCCACACCGGCGATCTGTTCGTGATCATCTCTTACACCGGGCGCACCCGCGAACTGGTGGAGGCGGCGGCGATGGCACGCGACAACGGGGCATCAGTGCTGGGCCTGACCGCCGCGGACTCTCCGCTGGCCCGGGTCTGCACGCTGAGTCTGGACATTCCGCTACCTGAAGATACCGATATCTATATGCCGATGACGTCCCGGATCATTCAACTGACCGTGCTGGACGCGTTGGCCGCGGGCGTTACGCTTCGGCGCGGCGTGGATTTCCAGCCACACCTGCGCAAGATCAAGGAGAGCCTGCTGGCAACGCGCTACCCGGCCGAAGAGGAGTGA
- the zwf gene encoding glucose-6-phosphate dehydrogenase, with translation MPAITVDATTFALFGASGDLALRKLFPALYQLDRAGLLHSDTRILALSRDHGEPAAHLERIDQALRRYVPPAELDEAVLGRFQARLDSFTMDFRNAQDYPALADAVSPGLPLIAYFATPASVYGSICEHLAAVGLAEQTRVVLEKPIGHDLASSRVVNDAVARYFPETRIYRIDHYLGKETVQNLIALRFANSLFETQWNQHHISHVEITVAETVGIEGRWGYFDQAGQLRDMIQNHLLQLLCLIAMDPPSDLTADSIRDEKVKVLKALAPISPERLGTQVVRGQYVAGSVAGKAVPGYLEEENSNAESSTETFVALRADICNWRWSGVPFYLRTGKRMGEKLSQIVIHFKEPPFYIFAPEQRSLTSNRLIIRLQPDEGISLQVMTKEQGLDKGMHLRSGPLQLNFSETYKRSRVPDAYERLLLEVMQGNQNLFVRKDEIEYAWKWCDQLIDGWSRLGDAPKSYPAGSWGPVASIALITRDGRSWYGDL, from the coding sequence ATGCCTGCTATCACTGTTGACGCGACCACCTTTGCTTTGTTCGGCGCCTCGGGCGATCTGGCGTTACGCAAGCTGTTCCCGGCACTTTACCAGTTGGATCGAGCGGGACTGCTCCACAGCGATACACGCATCCTGGCGCTTTCGCGTGATCATGGAGAGCCGGCGGCCCATCTGGAGCGGATCGATCAGGCGCTGCGCCGGTACGTTCCCCCGGCAGAGCTTGACGAGGCGGTGCTCGGGCGTTTCCAGGCGCGGCTTGACTCGTTCACGATGGATTTTCGCAACGCCCAGGACTACCCGGCATTGGCCGACGCGGTCTCGCCGGGCCTGCCGCTGATCGCCTACTTCGCAACGCCTGCCTCGGTGTACGGTTCGATCTGTGAGCACCTCGCGGCGGTCGGCTTGGCCGAGCAGACCCGGGTGGTACTGGAAAAACCGATCGGTCATGATCTCGCCTCTTCGCGAGTGGTGAACGATGCGGTCGCCCGGTACTTCCCCGAGACGCGGATCTACCGGATCGATCACTATCTAGGCAAGGAAACCGTGCAGAACCTGATTGCACTGCGCTTCGCCAACAGCCTGTTCGAGACGCAATGGAACCAGCACCATATCTCGCACGTCGAGATAACGGTCGCCGAGACTGTCGGCATCGAGGGGCGCTGGGGGTATTTCGATCAGGCCGGGCAATTGCGCGACATGATCCAGAACCACCTGCTGCAACTCCTCTGCCTGATCGCGATGGACCCGCCGAGCGACCTCACCGCTGACAGCATCCGTGACGAGAAGGTCAAGGTGTTGAAAGCGCTGGCACCGATCTCTCCGGAGCGTCTTGGTACGCAGGTGGTGCGCGGACAGTATGTGGCAGGGTCCGTCGCTGGCAAGGCCGTGCCGGGCTACCTCGAAGAGGAGAACTCGAATGCCGAAAGCAGCACCGAAACCTTCGTTGCGCTGCGCGCCGACATCTGCAACTGGCGCTGGTCAGGCGTACCGTTCTATCTGCGAACCGGCAAGCGCATGGGCGAGAAACTTTCGCAGATCGTCATCCATTTCAAGGAGCCGCCGTTCTATATCTTTGCGCCTGAGCAACGCTCCCTGACCAGCAACCGGCTGATCATCCGCCTGCAGCCGGACGAGGGTATCTCGCTGCAAGTGATGACCAAGGAGCAGGGGCTCGACAAAGGCATGCATCTTCGCAGCGGGCCGCTGCAGCTGAATTTCTCCGAGACCTACAAGCGTTCGCGCGTCCCCGATGCCTATGAACGCTTGTTGCTCGAGGTCATGCAGGGTAACCAGAACCTGTTCGTGCGAAAGGATGAGATCGAGTACGCCTGGAAGTGGTGTGACCAGCTCATCGATGGGTGGTCGCGTCTCGGCGACGCCCCGAAATCCTATCCCGCCGGGTCCTGGGGCCCGGTGGCATCCATCGCTCTGATCACACGTGACGGGAGGTCTTGGTATGGCGATCTCTGA
- a CDS encoding segregation and condensation protein A, translating to MQEPQAAAATDPPGEQLRLALVYGEAFNNLPQDLYIPPDALEVFLEAFEGPLDLLLYLIRKQNIDILDIPVAEITRQYMGYVELMKAVRLELAAEYLVMAAMLAEIKSRMLLPRSAEVEEEELDPRAELIRRLQEYERFKAASEDLDQLPRVGRELHVPRLEAPDARARKLLPEVSLEELLISMAEVLRRADMFESHQVTRETLSTRERMSEVLERLKGGAFVPFVALFALEEGRLGVVVTFMAVLELIKESLVELVQNEPFAPIHVRARVE from the coding sequence ATGCAAGAACCCCAGGCCGCAGCGGCGACCGATCCGCCCGGCGAGCAGTTGCGGCTGGCACTCGTCTACGGCGAGGCGTTCAACAACCTGCCGCAGGATCTGTATATCCCGCCCGATGCGCTTGAAGTCTTCCTCGAGGCATTCGAGGGACCGCTGGATCTGCTGCTGTACCTGATACGCAAGCAGAACATCGATATCCTCGATATTCCGGTGGCCGAAATCACGCGTCAGTACATGGGCTATGTCGAGTTGATGAAGGCCGTGCGATTGGAGCTGGCTGCCGAATATCTGGTCATGGCCGCGATGCTGGCCGAGATCAAGTCGCGTATGTTGCTACCCCGTTCGGCCGAAGTGGAGGAAGAAGAGCTCGATCCGCGTGCCGAGCTGATTCGTCGCCTGCAGGAGTATGAGCGCTTCAAGGCGGCCTCCGAGGACCTCGATCAATTGCCGCGGGTCGGCCGCGAACTGCATGTGCCGCGGCTTGAGGCGCCGGACGCCCGGGCGCGCAAGTTGTTGCCCGAGGTCAGCCTCGAGGAATTGCTGATTTCCATGGCCGAGGTGTTGCGCCGGGCCGATATGTTCGAGAGCCATCAGGTCACGCGCGAAACACTGTCGACCCGTGAACGGATGAGCGAGGTGCTTGAGCGGCTCAAGGGTGGCGCTTTCGTGCCGTTCGTTGCGCTGTTCGCGCTGGAAGAAGGCCGGCTCGGCGTGGTGGTAACCTTCATGGCCGTGCTGGAGTTGATCAAGGAATCCTTGGTCGAGCTGGTGCAGAACGAGCCCTTTGCGCCGATTCATGTTCGTGCGCGGGTCGAATAG
- a CDS encoding L-threonylcarbamoyladenylate synthase, with protein sequence MSQFFQIHPENPQARLIKQAVEIIRSGGVVVYPTDSSYAIGCSMGNKAGIERIRRLRQLDDKHNFTLVCRDLSQLGLFAKVDTAAFRLLKTHLPGPYTIILSATREVPRMLLHPKRRTIGLRVPAQPIAQALLAELGEPLMSVSLILPGDTEPMSDPYEMRDALEHQVDLIIDGGYGGVEASTVISLVDGDPEVVRVGCGDPAPFTA encoded by the coding sequence ATGAGTCAGTTTTTTCAGATACACCCGGAAAATCCGCAGGCCAGGCTGATCAAGCAGGCCGTTGAAATCATTCGCAGCGGCGGCGTGGTGGTGTACCCCACCGACTCGTCCTACGCCATCGGCTGCTCGATGGGCAACAAGGCGGGCATCGAGCGTATCCGCCGTCTGCGCCAGCTCGATGACAAGCACAACTTCACGCTGGTCTGCCGTGATCTGTCCCAGCTCGGCCTGTTCGCAAAAGTGGATACGGCGGCGTTTCGCCTGCTCAAGACGCACCTGCCAGGACCTTACACGATTATTCTGAGCGCCACCCGGGAAGTGCCGCGGATGCTGTTGCATCCCAAGCGGCGCACCATCGGCTTGCGGGTCCCGGCGCAGCCGATCGCCCAAGCTCTGCTGGCCGAGTTGGGCGAACCCTTGATGAGCGTCAGCCTGATCCTGCCCGGCGACACCGAACCGATGAGCGATCCCTACGAAATGCGCGATGCACTGGAGCATCAGGTAGACCTGATCATTGACGGCGGTTACGGTGGCGTCGAAGCTTCGACGGTCATCAGTCTGGTGGACGGCGATCCGGAGGTGGTGCGGGTGGGTTGCGGTGATCCCGCGCCCTTTACCGCCTGA
- the edd gene encoding phosphogluconate dehydratase, which translates to MHPRIQEVTERLIERSRPSRQRYLAQMAGAASDGPQRGRLQCANFAHGVAGCASSSDKQALRLMNEANVAIVSAYNDMLSAHQPYEHFPDIIKQALRDVGSVGQFAGGVPAMCDGVTQGEAGMEMSLASREVIAMATAIALSHNMFDAALYLGICDKIIPGLMIGALRFGHLPAVFVPGGPMPSGIPNKQKAEVRQRYAEGKASREQLLESEMLSYHSPGTCTFYGTANTNQVVMEIMGLHLPGSSFVNPYTPLRDELTREAARQVTRLTPQSGNYLPLCKIVDEKAIINSVVALNATGGSTNHTLHIPAFAQAAGIQLTWQDMADISAVTPTLAKVYPNGQADVNHFHACGGVPFMVRTLLDAGLLHEDVHTVMGQGLRQYMREPFLEDGRLVWREGPAASLDETILRPAERPFSPEGGLRVLEGNLGRGVTKISAVAPEHRVVEAPARVFSDQTELAQAFKKGELERDFVAVVRFQGPKANGMPELHKLTPFLGVLQDRGYKVALVTDGRMSGASGKVPAAIHVCPEALDGGPLCRVRDGDIIRVDGETGQLRVLVDQAAFDARERVMAPSDLGIGCGRELFGFLRTAFSPAENGASVFTEALEALK; encoded by the coding sequence ATGCACCCGCGGATTCAAGAAGTTACCGAACGATTGATCGAACGCAGCCGCCCGTCGCGACAGCGGTATCTTGCCCAGATGGCCGGCGCGGCAAGCGACGGGCCTCAGCGCGGCAGGTTGCAATGCGCCAACTTCGCTCACGGCGTCGCGGGTTGTGCGTCGTCCAGTGATAAGCAGGCCCTGCGGTTGATGAATGAGGCCAACGTGGCGATTGTGTCGGCCTACAACGATATGTTGTCGGCGCACCAGCCCTATGAGCACTTCCCGGACATCATCAAGCAGGCGCTGCGCGACGTCGGTTCGGTCGGACAGTTCGCCGGCGGCGTTCCGGCCATGTGTGACGGTGTCACCCAGGGCGAGGCGGGCATGGAAATGAGCCTCGCCAGTCGCGAGGTGATCGCCATGGCTACCGCCATTGCGTTGTCGCACAACATGTTCGACGCGGCGCTGTATCTGGGCATCTGCGACAAGATCATCCCAGGTCTGATGATCGGTGCGTTGCGCTTCGGTCATCTTCCGGCGGTCTTCGTGCCGGGGGGGCCGATGCCGTCGGGTATACCCAACAAGCAGAAAGCCGAAGTCCGGCAACGCTACGCCGAAGGCAAGGCCAGCCGTGAGCAATTGCTGGAGTCGGAGATGCTGTCCTATCACAGTCCGGGGACCTGCACCTTCTACGGCACGGCGAACACCAATCAGGTGGTGATGGAGATCATGGGACTGCATCTGCCAGGTTCATCCTTCGTCAATCCCTACACCCCGCTGCGCGACGAGCTGACGCGTGAGGCGGCGCGCCAGGTCACCCGCCTGACGCCGCAATCGGGCAACTACCTGCCGTTGTGCAAGATCGTCGATGAGAAGGCGATCATCAATTCCGTGGTGGCGCTGAACGCCACAGGCGGCTCGACCAACCACACGCTGCATATTCCGGCATTTGCCCAGGCGGCAGGCATCCAGCTGACCTGGCAGGACATGGCCGATATCTCCGCCGTAACGCCTACCCTGGCCAAGGTCTATCCAAACGGGCAAGCCGACGTGAACCATTTCCACGCCTGTGGTGGTGTGCCGTTCATGGTCCGTACGCTGCTCGATGCCGGGCTGTTGCACGAGGATGTCCATACGGTCATGGGGCAGGGGCTCAGGCAGTACATGCGCGAACCCTTTCTGGAGGACGGTCGTCTGGTCTGGCGCGAAGGGCCGGCGGCCAGCCTCGACGAAACGATCCTACGGCCGGCCGAGCGTCCGTTTTCCCCCGAAGGAGGCCTGCGCGTCCTGGAAGGTAACCTCGGGCGCGGCGTCACCAAGATTTCGGCGGTCGCGCCGGAGCATCGCGTGGTCGAGGCCCCGGCGCGCGTATTCAGCGACCAGACCGAACTGGCCCAGGCGTTCAAGAAGGGTGAACTGGAACGGGATTTCGTCGCGGTGGTGCGCTTCCAGGGGCCAAAGGCCAATGGCATGCCGGAGTTGCACAAGCTGACGCCGTTTCTGGGCGTGCTCCAGGACCGAGGCTACAAGGTGGCGCTGGTGACCGACGGCCGCATGTCCGGCGCCTCGGGCAAGGTTCCGGCCGCGATTCATGTATGCCCCGAGGCGCTCGATGGGGGGCCGCTGTGTCGGGTGCGCGACGGTGACATTATCCGTGTCGATGGCGAGACGGGTCAGTTGCGTGTGCTGGTTGACCAGGCGGCATTCGACGCACGAGAGCGGGTGATGGCACCGAGCGACCTGGGTATCGGGTGCGGGCGCGAACTGTTCGGTTTCCTGCGTACGGCCTTCAGCCCGGCGGAAAATGGCGCAAGCGTATTCACCGAGGCGCTGGAGGCGCTCAAGTGA
- a CDS encoding DUF1289 domain-containing protein: MGDKAKNPCVSICKLKDDVCIGCGRSREEMKSWKKMKNKERKAVNALATERLKALGKARKKGR, from the coding sequence TTGGGCGACAAGGCGAAGAACCCATGCGTCAGCATTTGCAAGCTCAAGGACGATGTCTGCATCGGCTGCGGGCGCAGCCGCGAAGAGATGAAATCCTGGAAAAAAATGAAGAACAAGGAGCGCAAGGCGGTCAACGCGTTGGCCACCGAGCGATTGAAAGCGCTCGGCAAGGCGCGCAAGAAAGGCCGGTGA
- a CDS encoding glucokinase has translation MTGLVGDIGGTNARFALWRDQRIESVRVVPTADFSCPEDAIRAYLQGVGQRVEALEAVCLACAGPVSGDAFAFTNNHWRLSRQAFCRNLGLKDLLLINDFAAMALGMTRVRDDELIEVCPGRSETGRARLVIGPGTGLGVATLLPLGDGGWRALPGEGGHVCLPIGTAREAALWGLLHEKLGHVNAEAVLSGGGLLALYRTSCALDGQPPRFTTPAEVTAAALAGDTYASSVLEQFCVWLGRIAGDNVLTTGAQGGVYIVGGIVPRIVEFFRHSGFRQSFRDKGCMSRYFDDLPVWVVTAEYPGLEGAGVALQQLLQVPYRTR, from the coding sequence GTGACGGGGCTGGTCGGGGATATCGGCGGCACCAATGCCCGTTTCGCACTGTGGCGCGACCAACGGATCGAGTCGGTGCGCGTCGTCCCAACCGCTGATTTCTCCTGTCCGGAAGATGCTATTCGCGCTTATCTACAAGGGGTCGGCCAGCGCGTCGAGGCACTGGAGGCTGTCTGCCTGGCCTGTGCCGGGCCGGTTTCCGGCGACGCGTTCGCATTCACCAACAACCACTGGCGCCTGAGTCGTCAGGCCTTTTGCCGGAACCTGGGCTTGAAGGATCTGCTGCTGATCAACGATTTCGCCGCCATGGCTTTGGGCATGACGCGTGTGCGCGACGACGAGCTGATCGAGGTGTGTCCCGGACGCTCCGAAACCGGCAGGGCTCGGCTGGTGATCGGGCCGGGCACCGGTCTAGGGGTTGCCACATTGCTGCCGCTTGGCGATGGCGGATGGCGCGCTTTGCCTGGGGAAGGCGGGCATGTCTGCCTGCCGATCGGTACGGCCCGTGAGGCTGCGTTGTGGGGCCTGCTGCACGAGAAGCTCGGCCATGTGAATGCCGAAGCGGTTCTCAGCGGCGGTGGCCTGCTGGCGCTGTATCGAACCAGCTGTGCATTGGATGGACAGCCGCCACGGTTCACTACGCCCGCCGAGGTAACAGCCGCGGCCCTGGCGGGTGATACCTACGCAAGTTCGGTATTGGAGCAGTTCTGTGTCTGGCTGGGCCGCATTGCGGGGGACAATGTGTTGACGACCGGCGCGCAAGGCGGCGTCTATATCGTTGGCGGCATCGTGCCACGCATCGTCGAATTCTTCCGGCACAGTGGTTTCCGCCAGAGTTTTCGCGACAAAGGCTGCATGAGTCGGTACTTCGACGACCTTCCGGTCTGGGTAGTGACCGCTGAATATCCTGGCCTGGAAGGCGCCGGGGTCGCGTTGCAACAACTATTGCAGGTGCCGTACCGCACGCGCTGA
- the scpB gene encoding SMC-Scp complex subunit ScpB produces MNLSDPKDLASLLEAFLLAAGKPMSLDRMAELFEEAERPSPALLRKALEVLDKSCKGRAFELKEVASGYRLQVRGRFSPWVGRLWEERPQRYSRALLETLALIAYRQPITRGEIEDIRGVAVNSQIVKTLLEREWVRVVGHRDVPGRPAMFATTRQFLDHFNLKNLDELPPLAVLREMEPEPLPVDVEEAPVPTALQARADLALEAEDAPGERTSFRSLLAELDSMETGLKTDFDDLRDETQAQGSGLPGEDRRDY; encoded by the coding sequence TTGAATCTTTCCGATCCCAAGGATCTCGCGTCCCTGCTCGAAGCGTTCTTGCTGGCTGCAGGCAAACCGATGTCGCTCGATCGAATGGCCGAGCTGTTCGAAGAGGCCGAGCGGCCTTCACCTGCGCTGTTGCGCAAGGCACTGGAGGTGCTCGACAAGTCCTGCAAGGGGCGCGCGTTCGAACTGAAAGAGGTCGCCAGCGGTTATCGCTTGCAGGTTCGCGGACGCTTTTCGCCCTGGGTGGGCCGGCTCTGGGAGGAACGGCCCCAGCGCTATTCACGCGCATTGCTGGAGACGCTGGCGCTGATCGCCTACCGCCAGCCGATTACCCGCGGCGAGATCGAGGACATCCGCGGCGTTGCGGTCAACAGCCAGATCGTCAAGACGCTGCTCGAACGCGAGTGGGTGCGGGTCGTTGGTCACCGTGATGTGCCGGGACGTCCGGCGATGTTCGCCACCACCCGACAGTTTCTCGACCATTTCAACCTTAAAAACCTCGACGAGCTGCCGCCGCTGGCGGTGCTGCGAGAGATGGAGCCGGAGCCGCTGCCGGTGGATGTGGAAGAAGCCCCCGTGCCGACGGCGTTGCAGGCTCGTGCCGATCTTGCGCTTGAGGCCGAAGACGCGCCTGGTGAGCGGACCAGCTTTCGCAGCCTTCTGGCGGAGCTGGACAGCATGGAAACTGGGCTCAAGACTGATTTCGACGACCTGCGCGACGAAACGCAGGCGCAAGGGTCAGGCCTTCCAGGCGAGGATCGCCGCGATTATTGA
- the pgl gene encoding 6-phosphogluconolactonase — translation MAISELELPAGVVAHPQSDAEQLARALADRVCEALSEALAARGKASLVVSGGRSPIAFLEALSTRQLDWSRVQVSLADERWVDVDDPDSNEGLVRRHLLRNAAVDAQLIGLYQPAETLEQAAEQANRRLRDLGRPIDVLVLGMGNDGHTASLFPNSPLLARGLDPAGRVDCLPMRAPSAPEQRISMTYPLLASARIQCLAIQGQQKLDTLRQAMQLETLQMPIGAFLHSPLEIYWCP, via the coding sequence ATGGCGATCTCTGAACTCGAACTGCCGGCCGGCGTGGTCGCGCATCCCCAGTCGGATGCCGAGCAGTTGGCTCGGGCGCTGGCTGACCGGGTGTGCGAGGCACTGAGCGAGGCTCTGGCGGCCCGGGGCAAAGCCAGCCTGGTGGTGTCGGGGGGGCGTAGTCCGATCGCGTTCCTGGAAGCCCTGTCAACGCGCCAGTTGGATTGGTCGAGGGTGCAGGTCAGCCTGGCCGATGAGCGCTGGGTCGACGTAGACGATCCAGACAGCAATGAAGGGCTTGTGCGACGTCACCTGCTGCGCAACGCTGCGGTCGACGCGCAGTTGATCGGCCTGTACCAGCCAGCCGAAACACTGGAGCAGGCTGCGGAGCAAGCGAATCGACGGCTGCGTGATCTTGGTCGGCCGATCGATGTGCTGGTACTCGGAATGGGCAATGATGGTCACACCGCGTCGTTGTTTCCGAACAGTCCACTGCTGGCACGAGGGCTTGATCCCGCTGGGCGTGTCGATTGCCTGCCGATGCGGGCGCCCAGTGCACCGGAGCAGCGCATCAGCATGACCTATCCGTTGTTGGCGTCCGCCCGGATCCAGTGCCTGGCGATTCAGGGGCAGCAGAAGCTGGACACGCTGCGCCAGGCTATGCAGCTCGAAACCTTGCAAATGCCCATCGGCGCATTTCTGCATTCCCCGCTAGAGATTTACTGGTGCCCGTGA